In one window of Frigoriglobus tundricola DNA:
- a CDS encoding DUF1559 family PulG-like putative transporter has product MGDYAAAIGTTGFDYTLTFNVPNPPPSIPPTGAFVQANGLRATDFTDGLTSTLFFGEKHVPRKLEAKYPYDCGMYDGHNIICSTRSAGPGFPIAQGAFDMSIAFGGSHVGICQFAFADGSVRPVRSAIDELTLGLLSDRSDGLPVPSDY; this is encoded by the coding sequence GTGGGCGATTACGCGGCGGCCATCGGTACGACCGGCTTCGACTACACGCTGACCTTTAACGTCCCCAACCCTCCGCCCTCGATCCCCCCGACCGGGGCGTTCGTGCAGGCCAACGGGCTCCGCGCAACGGATTTTACCGACGGCCTCACGAGCACGCTGTTCTTCGGTGAAAAGCACGTGCCGCGCAAACTCGAGGCGAAATACCCTTACGACTGCGGCATGTACGACGGGCACAATATCATTTGTTCCACGCGCAGCGCCGGCCCCGGGTTCCCGATCGCACAAGGGGCCTTTGACATGAGCATCGCGTTCGGCGGGTCACACGTGGGGATCTGTCAGTTCGCGTTTGCCGACGGGAGCGTGCGGCCCGTTCGGTCGGCGATCGACGAGCTCACCCTGGGGCTGCTCTCGGACCGCAGCGACGGCTTGCCGGTTCCGTCCGACTACTAA
- a CDS encoding PAS domain S-box protein, with the protein MDSTPAPPDAAPVAHAAPFPVVGVGASAGGLEALTGLLHNLPARPGFALVVVQHLDPAHASGLVALLARVTRLPVCEAADGAPVAADRVYVIPPNADLVVRAGAFRLTPRSAARGPHHPIDTFLFSLAKERADRAVGVVLSGTGTDGTLGLKAVRAAGGTTFAQDDTAKYDGMPRSAVAAGCVDAVLPPEGIAAALVRVVEATGPAPDAAPTGADTDAVKRSEQLVVSVRAYARGIVETVRSPLVILDAALRVVSANAAFYDTFRTTPGETEKRSAFDLGDRQWDVPELRALLNEALSKNGAVTNHEVRRALPGGGERVMLLSARRMVPPVPPDGAHVLLAIEDVTDQKRAEAALVESERRARERAEELAALLDAVPTPVFIAHDPDCRHMTGNRAADELLRNPRGADASLSAPEGAKPLHFRAVQHGRALETGELPAQRAAKGAAVADFEFALAFDDGTAREMLAYATPLRDEQGHPRGAVSVLVDITERKRAEDALRARQAQLLSFVEQAPAALAMFDRAMNYLAVSRRWMSDFGRGHGALVGLNHYAVHPDLPDRWKEIHQKALAGAPQSSEEDLWVRADGSKVWLRWAVRPWLDAQGAIGGIMILSEDVTARKDAEEAARDRAVHLAAVLNTAADAIITIDERGAIASVNPATERLFGYGAAELVGQNIKMLMPPPYRDEHDGYMARYATTGVKRIIGIGREVQGQRKDGTVFPVELSVSEVLDGQRWFTGIIRDITQRKKAESALRESERFAHSTLDGLSAEVAIVGPDGIILAVNKAWREFAAANGMSPERVGEGTSYFAACAGSGGPGVADGALAVAGIRAVLARQVPEFVTEYPCHGPAEERWFLMRATPFPGDGPPRAVVAHENITRRKELEREVLESAAEEERRIGRELHDGIGQELTGLGLMANALVRQLDGPAGPANPLAGKLVSGLQRVHDQLRTLCRGLLTAELDAQGLRAALRELAQRTSDQSGIACTLECPEPVPVSNPTTAKHLYRIAQEAVSNALRHGQPALVRIGLHATPHGVRLSVADDGPGIANGTAIGWEAKGLGVSTMRYRANLIGGALHIGPAGATGVLVTCTVPQEDDRGEDQ; encoded by the coding sequence ATGGATTCGACACCGGCCCCTCCCGACGCCGCACCGGTCGCGCACGCGGCCCCGTTTCCGGTCGTCGGCGTCGGGGCGTCGGCCGGCGGGCTCGAAGCGCTGACGGGCCTGCTCCACAACCTCCCCGCACGGCCCGGGTTCGCTCTCGTGGTGGTGCAGCACCTCGACCCGGCTCACGCCAGCGGCCTTGTGGCCCTCCTCGCGCGCGTGACCAGGCTGCCCGTTTGCGAGGCGGCCGACGGCGCGCCCGTTGCGGCGGATCGGGTGTACGTCATCCCGCCCAACGCGGACCTCGTCGTCCGGGCCGGGGCCTTCCGCCTGACGCCGCGGAGTGCGGCCCGCGGCCCGCACCACCCCATCGACACGTTCCTCTTCTCGCTGGCGAAGGAGCGCGCCGATCGGGCCGTCGGGGTGGTCCTGTCGGGGACGGGGACCGACGGGACACTCGGGCTGAAGGCGGTCCGGGCCGCGGGCGGGACCACCTTCGCCCAGGACGACACCGCCAAGTACGACGGCATGCCCCGGAGCGCCGTCGCCGCCGGGTGCGTGGACGCCGTCCTCCCGCCCGAGGGGATCGCCGCGGCGCTGGTTCGGGTGGTCGAGGCAACCGGCCCCGCGCCCGATGCGGCGCCGACCGGGGCGGACACCGACGCCGTCAAACGTAGCGAGCAACTGGTCGTCTCCGTCCGGGCCTATGCCCGCGGGATCGTGGAAACCGTGCGGAGCCCGCTGGTGATCCTCGACGCGGCCCTGCGGGTGGTCTCGGCGAACGCGGCGTTCTACGACACGTTCCGGACGACCCCGGGCGAAACCGAGAAGCGGTCCGCATTCGACCTGGGCGACCGGCAGTGGGACGTTCCCGAACTGCGCGCCCTGCTGAACGAGGCCCTCTCGAAGAACGGCGCCGTTACGAACCACGAGGTGCGGCGCGCGCTCCCGGGTGGCGGGGAGCGGGTCATGCTCCTCAGCGCCCGCCGGATGGTCCCACCGGTGCCCCCGGACGGCGCGCACGTACTGCTCGCGATCGAGGACGTCACCGACCAGAAGCGGGCGGAGGCGGCCCTGGTGGAGAGCGAGCGCCGCGCGCGCGAGCGGGCCGAGGAACTGGCGGCGCTCCTGGACGCGGTGCCCACGCCGGTGTTCATCGCCCACGACCCGGACTGCCGGCACATGACGGGGAACCGGGCCGCGGACGAATTGCTCCGGAACCCGCGCGGCGCGGACGCGTCGCTGAGCGCGCCGGAAGGCGCCAAGCCCCTCCATTTCCGGGCGGTCCAGCACGGCCGCGCGTTGGAGACCGGGGAACTGCCCGCCCAGCGCGCCGCGAAGGGCGCCGCGGTCGCGGACTTCGAGTTCGCCCTCGCCTTCGACGACGGCACGGCCCGCGAGATGCTGGCCTACGCCACCCCCCTGCGGGACGAGCAGGGCCACCCGCGCGGGGCCGTCAGCGTCCTCGTGGACATCACCGAACGCAAGCGGGCCGAGGACGCGCTGCGGGCGCGCCAGGCCCAACTGCTTTCGTTCGTGGAGCAGGCCCCGGCGGCCCTCGCCATGTTCGATCGGGCCATGAACTACCTCGCGGTCAGCCGGCGCTGGATGAGCGATTTCGGCCGCGGCCACGGCGCCCTGGTCGGGCTGAATCACTATGCGGTACACCCCGATCTGCCGGACCGGTGGAAGGAGATCCATCAGAAGGCCCTCGCCGGTGCCCCCCAATCCAGTGAGGAAGACCTGTGGGTGCGGGCGGACGGGAGCAAGGTGTGGCTCCGCTGGGCCGTGCGGCCGTGGCTGGACGCACAGGGGGCCATCGGCGGGATCATGATCCTGTCCGAGGACGTCACCGCGCGGAAGGACGCCGAGGAAGCCGCCCGCGACCGGGCAGTCCACCTCGCGGCGGTCCTCAATACCGCCGCCGACGCGATCATCACCATCGACGAACGGGGCGCCATCGCGTCGGTCAACCCGGCCACCGAGCGCCTGTTCGGCTACGGGGCGGCGGAACTGGTCGGCCAGAACATCAAGATGCTGATGCCCCCGCCGTACCGCGACGAACACGACGGGTACATGGCGCGGTACGCGACGACGGGGGTCAAGCGGATCATCGGTATCGGCCGGGAGGTCCAGGGCCAGCGCAAGGACGGCACCGTCTTTCCCGTGGAACTCTCGGTGAGCGAAGTGCTCGACGGTCAGCGGTGGTTCACGGGGATCATCCGCGACATCACGCAGCGCAAAAAGGCCGAATCGGCGCTGCGCGAGTCCGAACGGTTCGCCCACTCGACGCTCGATGGGCTGTCGGCCGAGGTCGCCATTGTGGGTCCGGACGGCATCATCCTGGCCGTCAACAAGGCCTGGCGGGAGTTCGCCGCCGCCAACGGGATGAGTCCGGAGCGCGTGGGCGAAGGGACCAGCTACTTCGCGGCGTGCGCCGGGAGCGGCGGCCCCGGGGTGGCCGACGGGGCTCTGGCGGTCGCCGGGATTCGGGCCGTACTGGCCCGGCAAGTGCCGGAGTTCGTTACCGAGTACCCGTGCCACGGGCCTGCGGAAGAGCGGTGGTTCCTCATGCGTGCGACCCCGTTTCCCGGCGACGGCCCCCCCCGCGCGGTGGTCGCTCACGAGAACATCACCCGGCGAAAAGAGCTGGAGCGCGAGGTGCTCGAGAGCGCGGCCGAGGAGGAGCGGCGCATCGGCCGGGAGCTGCACGACGGGATCGGCCAGGAGCTGACCGGGTTGGGGCTGATGGCCAACGCCCTGGTTCGGCAACTGGACGGGCCCGCCGGACCCGCGAACCCGTTGGCCGGCAAACTCGTGAGCGGCTTGCAGCGGGTCCACGACCAGCTCCGGACCCTGTGCCGGGGCCTGCTGACCGCGGAACTGGACGCGCAGGGGCTGCGGGCGGCCCTAAGGGAACTGGCCCAGCGCACCTCCGACCAGAGCGGGATCGCGTGCACCTTGGAGTGCCCGGAGCCGGTGCCGGTGTCGAACCCGACCACGGCCAAGCACCTGTACCGGATCGCGCAAGAGGCCGTGAGCAACGCCCTGCGGCACGGGCAGCCGGCCCTCGTCCGGATCGGGCTGCACGCCACCCCGCACGGGGTGCGCCTGAGTGTCGCGGACGACGGCCCCGGGATCGCTAATGGGACCGCCATCGGGTGGGAAGCAAAGGGCCTGGGCGTGTCCACCATGCGCTACCGCGCGAACCTGATCGGCGGGGCGCTCCACATCGGCCCCGCCGGCGCAACCGGGGTGCTGGTGACCTGCACCGTGCCCCAGGAGGACGACCGTGGCGAAGACCAATAG
- a CDS encoding HDOD domain-containing protein: MFFSAFTRVFRRQPSPPVPVAGLLGNLDRVETFPTLSDTAARAMAVMNDPNAALTDLVDLIRRDGVLAAAVLKLSNSAAYRGRYPTDTVAKAATKLGMRGCQQVVAAVGMRGVFKSRVPAAEAACEALLRHALFTATLATRLNAAGGIGFRGEEFTAGLLHDIGRVILCVRAPAAFPHIDPLTFREDAETLAHERAVAGTDHCEIGTRFARANALPRPVVCAIGHHHDPGAEKEYPLLVALTATADALANHVQRERKLTNFRPDLCSGFFHLRHVLGPDVVGDVRKALTSAVVDALRETRAMLRVTAA, translated from the coding sequence ATGTTCTTCTCGGCCTTCACACGCGTGTTCCGCCGCCAGCCGTCGCCGCCGGTGCCCGTCGCGGGCCTGCTCGGCAACCTCGACCGGGTCGAAACGTTCCCCACGCTGTCCGACACCGCCGCCCGTGCGATGGCGGTCATGAACGACCCGAACGCCGCGCTCACCGATCTGGTCGATCTGATCCGCCGGGACGGCGTTCTGGCGGCGGCGGTCCTCAAGCTCTCGAACTCCGCGGCCTACCGCGGGCGGTACCCCACCGACACCGTCGCCAAAGCCGCTACCAAACTCGGCATGAGGGGGTGTCAGCAGGTCGTGGCGGCCGTCGGCATGCGCGGGGTGTTCAAGTCGCGCGTACCAGCGGCCGAGGCCGCCTGCGAGGCGCTGCTGCGGCACGCCCTGTTCACCGCCACGCTGGCCACGCGACTCAACGCGGCCGGCGGCATCGGCTTCCGGGGCGAAGAGTTTACCGCCGGGCTGCTGCACGACATCGGCCGGGTGATCCTGTGCGTCCGCGCACCGGCGGCGTTCCCGCACATCGACCCGCTCACCTTCCGCGAGGACGCCGAGACGCTGGCGCACGAGCGCGCGGTGGCCGGCACCGACCACTGCGAGATCGGCACCCGCTTCGCGCGGGCGAACGCCCTGCCACGGCCGGTCGTGTGCGCGATCGGGCACCACCACGACCCGGGTGCGGAAAAGGAGTACCCGCTCCTCGTCGCGCTCACCGCAACGGCCGACGCACTCGCCAACCACGTCCAGCGCGAGCGAAAGCTGACCAATTTTCGCCCGGACCTGTGCTCCGGTTTCTTCCACCTGCGGCACGTTCTCGGTCCGGACGTGGTCGGGGACGTGCGGAAAGCGCTCACGTCAGCGGTTGTGGACGCGCTGCGCGAGACGCGGGCCATGCTCCGGGTCACGGCGGCCTGA
- a CDS encoding DUF1559 family PulG-like putative transporter: MSRRVNNRRWGFTLIELLVVIAIISVLIGLLMPAVQRAREAANRAKCLNNLKQIALACHTYESAHGQFPPSRLGGESQSWAWIILPQLEQDNLYRKWDPTVGISKLDDPDLLTNPVALYFCPSRRSAEDRVLVEPFAQDEA; the protein is encoded by the coding sequence ATGTCGCGCCGAGTGAACAACCGGAGATGGGGTTTCACGCTGATCGAGCTGCTGGTGGTGATCGCCATCATCAGCGTCCTCATCGGCCTGCTCATGCCCGCCGTCCAGCGCGCCCGCGAAGCCGCCAATCGCGCCAAGTGCCTGAACAACCTGAAGCAGATCGCCCTGGCCTGCCACACTTACGAGAGCGCGCACGGCCAATTCCCGCCCTCCCGGCTCGGGGGGGAGAGCCAGTCGTGGGCGTGGATCATCCTGCCCCAGCTGGAACAAGATAACCTGTACCGGAAGTGGGACCCAACGGTCGGGATCTCCAAACTGGACGACCCCGACCTCCTCACTAACCCCGTGGCCCTGTATTTCTGCCCGTCCCGCCGGAGCGCAGAAGACCGAGTGCTCGTCGAGCCGTTCGCGCAAGATGAGGCCTGA
- the mobA gene encoding molybdenum cofactor guanylyltransferase produces MKTAGIVLCGGRSARMGAPKAWLPFDGEFMLARVVRVVREAVGPVVVVAAPGQDLPPLPAGTVTVRDEEEGQGPLAGLAAGLAALEGTTDAAYLSSCDAPFLRAAFVRRVVGSLSGGREAPVSLSAQGAHAPRSVEPVAFASVPRVNDRLHPLAAVYRVGVLPTVRAMLAARRLRMTDLFDRVPTRVIGPDELSDADPELVSLLNVNTPEEYEAARKSLS; encoded by the coding sequence ATGAAGACAGCCGGCATCGTACTGTGCGGCGGGCGCTCGGCCCGGATGGGTGCGCCCAAAGCGTGGCTCCCGTTCGACGGCGAGTTCATGCTCGCGCGCGTGGTGCGCGTGGTGCGCGAGGCCGTCGGGCCGGTGGTCGTGGTGGCCGCGCCGGGCCAGGACCTGCCGCCGCTGCCGGCGGGTACGGTCACCGTTCGCGATGAGGAGGAGGGCCAGGGACCGCTCGCCGGGCTGGCCGCCGGGCTGGCGGCGCTCGAAGGAACGACCGACGCGGCGTACCTGTCGTCGTGCGACGCGCCGTTCTTGCGGGCGGCGTTCGTCCGGCGGGTGGTCGGGTCCCTGAGCGGGGGCCGCGAGGCCCCTGTGTCCCTGTCGGCACAGGGCGCGCACGCCCCCCGTTCGGTCGAACCGGTCGCATTCGCCAGTGTCCCCCGCGTGAACGACCGCCTGCACCCGCTCGCGGCGGTGTACCGCGTCGGCGTACTACCGACCGTGCGGGCGATGCTCGCCGCGCGGCGGCTCCGGATGACGGACCTGTTCGACCGCGTGCCCACCCGGGTGATCGGACCGGACGAGTTGAGCGACGCGGACCCGGAACTCGTCTCGCTACTAAACGTCAACACGCCCGAGGAGTACGAAGCCGCTCGGAAGTCGCTATCCTGA
- a CDS encoding response regulator transcription factor: MAKTNSKAPAPRTRVLVVDDHPVVRDGLAALLGTEPDLEVCGEAEDVPGALALLKAARPDVAIIDVSLKNGNGIDLVKRIRAHEHAVRVLVWSMYPEELYAERALRAGAQGYVHKGRSTKEILEALRAVLAGKVYLSGDQADRLLRRLVGGGAGAERAPVECLSDRELEAFGLMGQGRTTEQIAAAMHVSPKTVETYRARIKEKLGLDNITELIQRATRWVVENR; this comes from the coding sequence GTGGCGAAGACCAATAGCAAGGCACCCGCGCCGCGGACCCGGGTGCTGGTGGTGGACGACCACCCGGTCGTGCGCGACGGGCTGGCGGCGCTGCTCGGGACCGAGCCCGACCTGGAGGTGTGCGGGGAGGCGGAGGACGTCCCCGGGGCACTGGCGCTGCTCAAGGCCGCCCGGCCCGACGTGGCGATCATCGACGTGTCGCTCAAAAACGGCAACGGGATCGACCTGGTGAAGCGGATCCGGGCGCACGAGCACGCCGTGCGGGTGCTGGTGTGGTCGATGTACCCGGAGGAGCTGTACGCCGAGCGGGCGCTGCGGGCCGGGGCGCAGGGGTACGTGCACAAGGGCCGGTCCACAAAGGAGATCCTCGAGGCGCTGCGGGCGGTGCTGGCGGGCAAGGTGTACCTGAGCGGGGACCAGGCGGACCGGCTGCTGCGGCGCCTGGTGGGCGGGGGCGCCGGCGCCGAGCGCGCCCCGGTCGAGTGCCTGTCGGACCGGGAGCTGGAAGCGTTCGGGCTCATGGGCCAGGGGCGGACCACGGAGCAGATCGCCGCGGCGATGCACGTGAGCCCCAAGACCGTCGAGACGTACCGGGCCCGGATCAAGGAGAAGCTCGGCCTGGACAACATCACCGAGCTGATCCAGCGGGCGACCCGCTGGGTCGTGGAGAACCGCTGA
- a CDS encoding Hsp20/alpha crystallin family protein, translating to MTTELTPWAPGFGLMEPFRKEMEDVMERFFGHETGNGFGKLVAARSWAPRIDVEETDKEILVKADLPGVDPRAVEIAVQNGVLTVRGERKEEKEEKGKNCHRTERFTGSFYRAVVLPPGADAEKVSATSANGVVTITVPKRAEAQPKKIVVTPKV from the coding sequence ATGACGACCGAACTGACCCCCTGGGCTCCCGGGTTCGGACTGATGGAACCGTTCCGCAAGGAGATGGAGGACGTGATGGAGAGGTTCTTCGGGCACGAGACCGGGAACGGGTTCGGCAAACTCGTAGCCGCTCGGAGCTGGGCCCCCCGGATCGACGTGGAGGAGACGGACAAGGAGATCCTGGTCAAAGCGGACCTGCCGGGGGTGGACCCCAGGGCCGTCGAGATCGCGGTCCAGAACGGCGTGCTAACCGTCCGCGGCGAGCGGAAGGAGGAGAAGGAGGAGAAGGGGAAGAACTGCCACCGGACCGAGCGGTTCACGGGCTCCTTCTACCGGGCCGTTGTCCTGCCGCCGGGCGCCGACGCCGAGAAGGTCAGCGCGACCAGCGCCAACGGGGTCGTTACCATCACCGTCCCGAAGCGGGCCGAGGCGCAGCCGAAGAAGATCGTTGTGACGCCCAAAGTCTGA
- a CDS encoding FG-GAP repeat domain-containing protein, producing the protein MSFDTPGLYTATILVTAQDGEVGYASGTYRVPPPNPPSINDVRWFAVGSAAGGMVSVYLGSSATPYIVGAPYPGFTGGVAVAWGDVLGDGLEDLVTVVASGGPTQVDVFDGATFALRLSFYAFPTSYTGGASVAVGDLDGYGRASIIVGQSTGGSCVAVYDGPTGALHTAFFAYPGAPVGVNVAAGDLNGDGKDEIVTGPTGLAPLVRAFDGSGNMLLNFFAFDPTVARVGVTVGVADLDGDPHGDILVGANVNGANFVLTFNGDAALRNILPLPPTSPPNSISPSGPPVAGADLTADAVVDLLVTVGPVLGAFGGRDLSLLTVIVPYPGYSGGLYVG; encoded by the coding sequence GTGTCGTTCGACACCCCGGGCCTCTACACCGCCACCATCCTGGTCACCGCCCAGGACGGTGAAGTGGGTTACGCCAGCGGCACGTACAGAGTCCCCCCGCCGAACCCGCCGAGTATCAACGACGTCCGATGGTTCGCGGTGGGTTCGGCGGCGGGCGGAATGGTGAGCGTTTACCTCGGCAGTTCGGCGACGCCGTACATTGTCGGAGCCCCGTACCCCGGCTTCACGGGCGGTGTGGCGGTCGCCTGGGGGGACGTGCTCGGGGACGGGCTCGAGGACCTGGTGACGGTCGTGGCCTCGGGCGGTCCGACTCAAGTGGACGTGTTCGACGGGGCCACGTTCGCCCTGCGGTTGAGCTTCTACGCGTTCCCGACGAGCTACACGGGCGGCGCCTCGGTCGCCGTCGGCGACCTCGACGGGTACGGCCGCGCCTCGATCATCGTGGGCCAATCGACGGGCGGTTCGTGTGTGGCGGTGTACGACGGGCCGACGGGTGCCCTGCACACGGCGTTCTTCGCCTACCCCGGCGCCCCGGTCGGTGTGAACGTCGCCGCGGGTGATCTGAACGGGGACGGGAAGGACGAGATCGTCACCGGCCCGACGGGCCTGGCCCCGCTCGTCCGGGCGTTCGACGGCAGCGGCAACATGCTGCTCAACTTCTTCGCGTTCGACCCGACCGTTGCGCGCGTCGGGGTAACGGTGGGGGTGGCGGACCTCGACGGGGATCCGCACGGTGACATCCTCGTGGGCGCGAACGTCAACGGGGCCAACTTCGTTCTCACCTTTAACGGCGACGCGGCCCTGCGCAACATCCTGCCCCTGCCGCCCACGAGCCCGCCCAACAGCATCAGCCCGTCCGGCCCCCCCGTGGCCGGCGCCGACCTCACCGCCGATGCGGTGGTGGACCTGCTGGTGACCGTGGGTCCGGTCTTGGGTGCCTTCGGCGGTCGTGACCTCAGCCTCCTGACCGTCATCGTCCCCTATCCGGGCTATTCCGGTGGGCTCTACGTCGGGTAA
- a CDS encoding homospermidine biosynthesis protein — MHPHKPHYDRHAGSDENKRFLHKISRERIDPAAVAAGASAADLIDAAFLSYNGGRLREGCQLFVKKMLAENGTVGLALSGALTPAGLGMSCLVPLVEAGFVDWIVSTGANLYHDTHYALGMDLFQAGPNLPDRELRENQVIRIYDIVFDYENLLGTDKFFRTLCRSAPFQHTFGTAEFHNLVGKYLAEREEQTGRVGKSLLAACYRHGVPAFTSSPGDSSIGMNLAALMLEGGQLRIDPLRDVNQSAAVVWDAKASGGTSSVLILGGGSPKNFMLQTEPQIQEVLGLAEAGHDYFLQFTDARPDTGGLSGATPSEAMTWGKVDPDKLPDSVTCYVDSTLALPLLTAYSLTRREKRAPKRLFDKFPELTRRLEAGYARTRADRPE; from the coding sequence ATGCACCCGCACAAGCCGCACTACGACCGCCACGCCGGCAGCGACGAGAACAAACGGTTCCTCCACAAAATCAGCCGCGAGCGCATCGACCCCGCCGCGGTCGCGGCCGGCGCGTCGGCCGCCGACCTCATCGACGCCGCGTTCCTGTCGTACAACGGCGGCCGGTTGCGCGAGGGGTGCCAGCTCTTCGTGAAGAAGATGCTCGCGGAGAACGGGACGGTGGGGCTGGCGCTGTCCGGCGCCCTGACGCCCGCCGGGCTGGGCATGTCGTGCCTCGTACCGCTCGTCGAGGCCGGGTTCGTGGACTGGATCGTGTCCACCGGCGCGAACCTGTACCACGACACGCACTACGCGCTGGGCATGGACCTGTTCCAGGCCGGGCCGAACCTGCCGGACCGGGAGCTGCGCGAGAACCAGGTCATCCGCATTTACGACATCGTGTTCGATTACGAGAACCTGCTCGGCACCGACAAGTTCTTCCGCACGCTGTGCCGCAGCGCCCCGTTCCAGCACACGTTCGGCACGGCGGAGTTCCACAACCTGGTGGGCAAGTACCTCGCGGAGCGCGAGGAGCAGACCGGCCGCGTGGGCAAGAGCCTGCTCGCGGCCTGTTACCGGCACGGGGTGCCGGCGTTCACCAGCTCGCCCGGCGACAGCAGCATCGGCATGAACCTGGCCGCGCTGATGCTCGAAGGGGGCCAGCTGCGCATCGACCCGCTCCGCGACGTGAACCAGTCGGCGGCGGTCGTGTGGGACGCGAAAGCGAGCGGGGGCACGAGTTCCGTGCTGATCCTCGGCGGCGGCAGCCCGAAGAACTTCATGCTGCAAACCGAACCGCAGATTCAGGAGGTGCTCGGCCTCGCGGAAGCGGGGCACGACTACTTCCTCCAGTTCACCGACGCCCGCCCCGACACCGGCGGCCTCAGCGGGGCGACGCCGAGCGAGGCGATGACGTGGGGCAAGGTGGACCCGGACAAGCTGCCGGACTCGGTGACGTGCTACGTGGACTCGACGCTCGCGCTGCCGCTCCTGACCGCGTATTCGCTCACGCGCCGCGAGAAGCGGGCGCCGAAGCGCCTGTTCGACAAGTTCCCGGAGCTGACCCGCCGGCTCGAAGCGGGGTACGCTCGGACGCGGGCCGACCGCCCGGAGTGA